One genomic window of Methanosarcina acetivorans C2A includes the following:
- a CDS encoding cupredoxin domain-containing protein — translation MRKELIILPVLFSVFMAIGCTSNTGNDTQIPATPTETPSIPVEEPAMVPDSNATSETGGDGKIVEVSIKDFSFNPESVTVSAGDTVRWTNMDSVGHTVSGPTFESGILENGDSFEFLFTDPGVYDYSCSIHPSMKGTVIVENN, via the coding sequence ATGAGAAAAGAGCTTATTATTTTGCCAGTCTTATTTAGCGTCTTTATGGCGATAGGGTGCACAAGCAACACGGGCAATGATACTCAAATACCTGCAACTCCAACCGAAACGCCTTCAATTCCAGTTGAAGAACCTGCAATGGTACCGGATTCAAATGCAACGTCTGAAACCGGGGGTGACGGAAAGATTGTTGAAGTGTCGATTAAGGATTTTTCCTTTAACCCGGAATCGGTCACGGTGTCAGCCGGGGATACCGTAAGATGGACGAACATGGACTCAGTTGGCCATACTGTGAGCGGACCTACTTTTGAGTCCGGTATACTGGAAAATGGAGACTCTTTCGAGTTCCTTTTTACAGATCCGGGGGTTTATGATTACAGTTGTTCAATCCATCCTTCTATGAAAGGAACGGTGATAGTAGAAAATAATTGA
- a CDS encoding class I SAM-dependent methyltransferase, whose protein sequence is MDSDVIDWNEVWKETLEKQLKSNRNVDCATIWYSKENARRFWRMFQDGKSREITEKRIEGMKLSPDSRVLDIGAGPGTLAIPISQRVAHVTAVEPSEGMISVMQDNIKEYGIENIDPVHKDWESVDVESDLSAPYDVVFASYSLGMKDIRTSVQKMVDASSKYVYLYWFAGETSWDMHSRKLWPFLHGSEYQPAPKCDVLYNVLYDMGIYPNVSVFPFEHVHRFATLDEAVEDFKSYYNASSDTQEAILRDYFEGVLEKDNGALVQRGWSTRVKMWWEKTN, encoded by the coding sequence ATGGACTCAGATGTAATTGACTGGAACGAAGTCTGGAAAGAGACGCTGGAAAAACAGCTGAAATCAAACAGAAATGTAGATTGTGCGACCATATGGTACAGCAAGGAAAACGCCAGACGCTTCTGGAGGATGTTTCAGGATGGGAAGTCAAGGGAAATAACCGAGAAGAGAATAGAAGGCATGAAGCTTTCCCCCGACTCCAGAGTTCTCGATATAGGAGCCGGGCCCGGGACCCTTGCAATTCCGATTTCACAGCGTGTCGCCCACGTAACCGCTGTAGAGCCTTCGGAGGGCATGATAAGTGTTATGCAGGACAACATTAAAGAGTACGGAATCGAAAATATCGACCCTGTACACAAAGACTGGGAGTCCGTTGATGTCGAGTCCGACCTTTCCGCTCCTTATGATGTGGTTTTTGCTTCTTATTCCCTGGGCATGAAAGATATACGGACTTCGGTTCAGAAGATGGTAGACGCTTCTTCGAAATACGTTTACCTGTACTGGTTTGCAGGGGAAACTTCCTGGGATATGCATTCCCGGAAACTCTGGCCTTTTCTTCACGGGAGTGAGTACCAACCAGCTCCTAAATGCGATGTTCTCTATAACGTGCTCTATGACATGGGAATCTACCCGAATGTAAGCGTTTTTCCCTTTGAGCACGTCCACAGGTTTGCAACCCTTGATGAAGCTGTCGAGGATTTTAAGTCATACTACAACGCAAGCTCCGATACCCAGGAAGCCATCCTCAGGGACTATTTTGAAGGTGTGCTTGAAAAAGACAACGGAGCCCTTGTTCAGAGAGGATGGTCTACAAGGGTAAAGATGTGGTGGGAAAAAACAAACTGA
- a CDS encoding ATP-grasp domain-containing protein, with the protein MKGWILYKNTAAELRPDLYEIHRFIEVAGEKGIELRVVKPDQFDLIVTKEDRKSILLDGEVVPLPNFLLPRMGAGTTYFALAVIRHLERRGVRVFNSSQSIDTVKDKLYSQQILAERGISSPNTMFAKNPVNINLVEKYLGFPLIVKALSGSMGKGIFLSENHGNFQDLMELIHVTNPNANIILQEFIKSSLGRDLRVLVIGGRAVACMERIAPAGSFKSNYSRGGAVRKFEMTPEIEQLATETAHIFGLEIAGVDLLFDGDYFKVCEANSSPGFKGIEECCGINVAGMIYDFVREKVEGK; encoded by the coding sequence ATGAAAGGATGGATTCTCTACAAGAATACGGCTGCCGAATTAAGGCCCGACCTGTACGAAATTCACCGCTTCATCGAGGTTGCGGGAGAGAAGGGAATAGAACTAAGGGTTGTAAAACCCGACCAGTTCGACCTGATCGTAACAAAGGAAGACAGGAAAAGCATTCTTCTTGACGGGGAAGTTGTCCCGCTTCCGAACTTTCTCCTGCCGAGAATGGGCGCAGGCACGACCTACTTCGCTCTTGCAGTAATCCGCCACCTAGAACGCCGCGGAGTCCGTGTATTTAACTCTTCTCAGAGCATTGACACCGTCAAGGACAAGCTCTACTCCCAGCAGATCCTGGCCGAAAGAGGAATTTCCTCTCCCAATACGATGTTTGCCAAAAACCCTGTCAACATAAACCTGGTTGAGAAATACCTGGGTTTTCCCCTCATAGTAAAAGCCCTCTCCGGCTCCATGGGCAAAGGCATCTTCCTCTCGGAAAACCACGGTAACTTCCAGGACCTCATGGAACTGATCCATGTCACCAACCCCAACGCAAACATAATCCTTCAGGAGTTCATCAAATCCAGCCTTGGAAGAGACCTCAGAGTCCTTGTTATAGGAGGCCGGGCGGTTGCCTGCATGGAAAGAATCGCTCCCGCAGGCAGCTTCAAGTCCAACTATTCCAGAGGCGGAGCAGTCCGCAAATTCGAGATGACTCCCGAGATCGAACAGCTTGCAACCGAAACCGCCCACATCTTCGGCCTCGAAATAGCAGGAGTTGACCTCCTCTTCGATGGCGACTACTTCAAAGTCTGCGAAGCTAATTCTTCCCCCGGCTTCAAGGGCATAGAAGAATGCTGCGGGATTAATGTTGCGGGGATGATTTATGATTTTGTGAGGGAAAAAGTGGAAGGAAAATGA
- a CDS encoding tetratricopeptide repeat protein, with amino-acid sequence MNSGEQKDESFAREEKEERTETEEGAVSGDMYVPDELENAAEEEVSNEILAAELNECGLDLLKLGKFNEAIIAFDKAIEKDPKNIYLLNNKAAALESFGRFEEALKLYQKAVEINSEDADLWNNMAFSYSQVGEYERAVEAYGKALELRPDYPNAWYGKALNLSQAGSYEEAVEAYEKVLEESPDYKEAWAGKGIALGQMGRYDEAIIAYDKAIEIDPGFLEAWYYKGVDLDSLGSHRQALKAYEKAVELDPENDDAWNNMGIDLENLEKYEEAINAFDKAIAINSENSDVWYNKGFTLSQMHRFEEAVEAYRKATQLDPEYLEAYTSLGFVLAQLKNFEEALETYEKALELDQGAADSWFGKAVCLSFLGREEEAEDAYRKAVEIDPRYAEIGGDIQ; translated from the coding sequence ATGAACTCTGGAGAACAAAAGGACGAATCTTTCGCAAGAGAGGAAAAAGAAGAAAGAACCGAAACAGAAGAGGGGGCTGTTTCCGGGGATATGTATGTACCGGACGAATTGGAAAATGCAGCAGAAGAAGAAGTCAGCAACGAAATTCTTGCAGCCGAGCTCAATGAGTGTGGCCTTGACCTTCTCAAGCTTGGCAAGTTCAATGAAGCAATAATTGCCTTTGATAAGGCGATTGAGAAAGACCCGAAGAATATCTATCTTTTGAATAATAAGGCTGCAGCTCTCGAAAGCTTTGGAAGGTTCGAAGAAGCTCTCAAACTCTATCAAAAAGCTGTTGAGATTAATTCCGAAGACGCAGACCTCTGGAATAACATGGCTTTTTCCTACTCCCAGGTAGGAGAATATGAAAGAGCAGTCGAAGCCTATGGTAAAGCTCTTGAACTCAGACCGGACTATCCCAATGCATGGTATGGAAAAGCCCTGAACCTCAGCCAGGCAGGAAGCTATGAGGAGGCTGTCGAAGCCTATGAGAAGGTCCTTGAAGAAAGTCCGGATTATAAAGAGGCTTGGGCAGGAAAGGGTATTGCTCTCGGTCAGATGGGGCGCTACGATGAAGCAATTATTGCATACGATAAAGCAATCGAAATAGACCCCGGTTTTCTTGAAGCCTGGTATTACAAAGGAGTGGACCTTGATAGCCTCGGCAGTCACAGGCAGGCTCTGAAAGCTTATGAAAAAGCCGTGGAACTGGACCCTGAAAATGATGATGCCTGGAATAATATGGGGATAGACCTGGAAAACCTGGAAAAATATGAGGAAGCAATCAACGCTTTTGATAAAGCAATTGCGATCAACTCTGAAAACTCCGATGTGTGGTATAATAAAGGCTTTACCCTGAGCCAGATGCATAGGTTTGAAGAAGCCGTTGAAGCATACAGAAAAGCCACACAGCTTGACCCCGAATACCTGGAAGCCTACACAAGCCTCGGTTTTGTGCTGGCTCAACTCAAGAACTTTGAAGAAGCCCTGGAAACCTATGAAAAGGCACTTGAACTCGATCAAGGAGCTGCTGATTCCTGGTTTGGAAAAGCCGTCTGCCTGAGTTTCCTTGGACGTGAAGAAGAAGCTGAGGACGCGTATAGAAAAGCTGTAGAAATCGATCCCAGGTATGCGGAGATAGGGGGAGACATTCAGTAA
- a CDS encoding tetratricopeptide repeat protein — protein MTSNEWYSKGVALQELKRYKEALDAYNKALEISPDNPKILFNKGLVLKSLMRYDEALDAFEKALEINPTDAKTWCFKAELLLGIMKYEEALDAFYRAVSLAPEDPEVWYRRGMALREMRAYEDAMDDLEKAIQLYSKNYDISSMSASEWCKKGMGLCKIKSYQEALDAFNRALELNPTNGKALYNKGVALRWLGKNEEAKLYLEKAVEVFDGKIKANPENARFWYNKGIALRDLERYKEALEAFEKAIDINPSFTKAWIGKGIVYDRVKKHQKAMEAYERAVDINPLYSDLV, from the coding sequence ATGACTTCGAATGAATGGTATAGTAAAGGCGTTGCACTCCAAGAACTAAAAAGGTATAAAGAAGCTCTGGATGCATACAACAAAGCTCTGGAAATAAGCCCTGACAATCCAAAAATCCTGTTTAACAAAGGGCTTGTCCTCAAAAGCCTCATGAGGTACGATGAAGCTCTTGATGCTTTTGAAAAGGCACTTGAGATCAACCCCACTGATGCTAAAACCTGGTGCTTCAAAGCTGAGCTTCTCCTTGGAATCATGAAGTATGAAGAAGCTTTGGATGCATTTTACCGGGCTGTATCCCTGGCCCCTGAAGATCCTGAAGTATGGTACAGGCGGGGAATGGCTCTAAGGGAGATGCGAGCATATGAAGATGCGATGGACGACCTTGAGAAAGCTATTCAGCTCTATTCAAAGAACTACGACATCAGCTCCATGAGTGCAAGCGAATGGTGCAAGAAAGGAATGGGGCTTTGCAAAATAAAGAGCTATCAGGAAGCTCTTGATGCTTTCAACAGGGCACTCGAGTTAAACCCAACTAACGGAAAAGCCCTTTACAACAAAGGAGTGGCTCTGCGCTGGCTTGGGAAAAACGAAGAAGCAAAATTATATCTTGAGAAAGCCGTGGAGGTTTTTGACGGCAAGATCAAAGCAAATCCCGAGAACGCAAGGTTCTGGTACAACAAGGGAATCGCCCTGAGAGATCTTGAGAGATACAAAGAAGCTCTGGAAGCTTTCGAAAAAGCCATTGATATCAACCCGAGCTTTACAAAAGCATGGATTGGCAAGGGAATAGTATACGACAGAGTAAAGAAACACCAGAAAGCAATGGAAGCTTACGAAAGGGCAGTCGATATAAATCCCTTATATTCAGACCTGGTTTAA
- a CDS encoding HAD family hydrolase: protein MIDHEMIEPEKTNPGNYRDPIKRIWKKEIRETMESARKNVQQDCQKTLKAVLFDMDNTLFDFVAVKLIACREILSYLGERDRNLRKEPAELFAYFLRGTYGFEDYENIRDYMQERKLFTEQAYLQCCEIYDREKLENLELYPGVKDTLEGLKKLGLRLAIITDADRYHALSRLTRVGLLDSFELLVSADMTGTKKPDPAHFLFALDALGIKPEESLVVGDSLKRDMAPARRLGLKTAYASYGDWRPLEVTKSCFDFKLNTFPDLMGCISSLTRTHVQTDSQNKS from the coding sequence ATGATTGATCATGAAATGATTGAACCTGAAAAAACGAATCCAGGAAATTATAGAGATCCGATAAAAAGGATCTGGAAAAAAGAGATCAGGGAAACCATGGAAAGTGCCCGGAAGAATGTGCAGCAAGATTGTCAGAAAACTCTGAAAGCTGTTCTCTTTGATATGGATAATACTCTTTTTGATTTCGTAGCCGTAAAACTCATAGCATGCAGGGAGATCCTTTCCTATCTTGGAGAGAGGGACAGAAACCTTAGGAAGGAACCTGCAGAACTTTTCGCTTATTTCCTTAGGGGAACTTACGGGTTTGAAGACTATGAAAACATAAGGGACTACATGCAGGAAAGAAAACTTTTCACAGAGCAGGCGTATCTGCAGTGCTGTGAGATCTATGATAGAGAAAAACTGGAGAACCTCGAACTTTATCCCGGGGTAAAGGACACCCTTGAGGGGCTGAAAAAACTTGGTCTCAGGCTCGCGATAATAACCGATGCCGATAGATATCATGCCCTTTCAAGGCTTACAAGAGTCGGACTTCTTGATTCCTTCGAGCTCCTGGTGTCTGCGGACATGACCGGTACGAAAAAACCGGACCCTGCTCATTTTCTCTTTGCTCTTGATGCCCTCGGAATTAAACCTGAAGAAAGCCTGGTTGTGGGGGATAGCCTCAAAAGAGACATGGCTCCTGCCCGCAGGCTGGGCCTGAAAACAGCATATGCTTCTTACGGAGACTGGAGACCCTTAGAGGTAACTAAATCGTGTTTTGATTTCAAACTCAACACATTTCCGGATCTGATGGGATGTATCAGCAGCCTGACCAGGACTCATGTGCAAACTGATTCGCAAAACAAAAGTTAA
- a CDS encoding response regulator: MHNINLDREILKLIEEQPEISESEIARTLSISEELVKLRISNLHDIREKILIMGNGNNVHNNLQKVLEAENYNVVSASDNFSAIETVNEEKPDLVLLDTVYLETDGFEICRQLKDSPRYWWIPIMMLSERNKTEDGIKAFDSGADDYITMPFNPLELKARVGMILRRSRI, from the coding sequence ATGCATAACATCAATCTTGACCGTGAAATTTTAAAGCTTATTGAAGAACAGCCTGAGATCAGTGAAAGTGAGATTGCACGCACTCTTTCTATTTCGGAAGAGCTAGTAAAACTACGGATTTCAAACCTTCATGATATCAGAGAAAAAATCCTGATTATGGGGAACGGGAACAATGTTCACAATAACCTTCAGAAGGTTCTTGAAGCCGAAAACTATAATGTTGTCAGTGCTTCGGACAACTTTTCAGCTATTGAAACAGTAAATGAGGAAAAACCAGACCTTGTACTACTTGATACGGTTTATCTGGAAACAGATGGTTTTGAAATCTGCAGACAGCTTAAAGACAGCCCAAGGTACTGGTGGATCCCTATTATGATGCTGAGTGAGAGGAATAAAACGGAAGATGGTATTAAAGCCTTTGACTCAGGAGCTGACGACTACATTACTATGCCTTTCAATCCTCTGGAATTGAAGGCAAGAGTGGGAATGATCCTGAGACGTAGTCGGATTTGA
- a CDS encoding cupredoxin domain-containing protein, producing MRREYIIFIILLGILLSAGCAENGVEEPETAVTPAENPIVPAEVPQAPAEIVENPENNTSNQTAVENLTVPETEIVENPENNTSNQTAAENLTVPEAEIVENPENNISNQTVAENLTVPETEIVENPENNTSNQTAAENLTVPEIEIVENPKNNTSNQTAAENLTVPEAEHKTVEVKIEDFAFNPDSVTISPGDTVRWTNLDLFTHTVTGPDFSSGTLRDGDSYEFTFTREGTYRYYCSIHASMEGVVTVEGVKP from the coding sequence ATGAGAAGAGAATATATTATTTTCATAATCCTGCTCGGGATACTCCTGTCTGCAGGCTGTGCAGAAAATGGCGTTGAAGAACCCGAGACTGCTGTAACTCCTGCCGAAAATCCCATAGTTCCGGCTGAAGTGCCTCAGGCTCCGGCTGAAATTGTTGAAAATCCGGAAAATAACACTTCCAATCAAACAGCTGTTGAAAACCTGACAGTTCCGGAAACTGAAATTGTTGAAAATCCGGAAAATAACACTTCCAATCAAACAGCTGCTGAAAACCTGACAGTTCCGGAAGCTGAAATTGTTGAAAATCCGGAAAATAACATTTCCAATCAAACAGTTGCTGAAAACCTGACAGTTCCGGAAACTGAAATTGTTGAAAATCCGGAAAATAACACTTCCAATCAAACAGCTGCTGAAAACCTGACAGTTCCGGAAATTGAAATTGTTGAAAATCCGAAAAATAACACTTCCAATCAAACAGCTGCTGAAAACCTGACAGTTCCGGAAGCTGAACACAAAACAGTTGAAGTGAAAATCGAAGACTTTGCCTTTAACCCCGACTCGGTTACGATTTCTCCCGGGGATACGGTCCGGTGGACAAACCTGGATCTGTTCACTCACACAGTAACAGGCCCTGATTTCTCTTCCGGCACACTAAGGGACGGAGACTCTTACGAGTTCACTTTTACGCGAGAGGGTACCTACAGGTACTACTGTTCAATTCACGCCTCGATGGAAGGGGTTGTGACAGTTGAGGGGGTAAAGCCGTAA
- a CDS encoding MarR family transcriptional regulator: MDPLEKIFGKTAQMTVLKNLIGHQNESTYLSGIAEETGLSHSSVSRVITPLIESGIVIEKPLGKQIRTFQLNMESDATRLIIDFYNKINQMLE, translated from the coding sequence ATGGATCCGCTTGAAAAAATCTTTGGAAAAACTGCACAAATGACCGTGCTTAAAAACCTGATCGGGCACCAGAACGAGTCAACCTACCTATCGGGGATAGCTGAAGAAACCGGTTTGTCTCACTCCAGTGTATCAAGGGTTATTACCCCGCTAATAGAGTCGGGAATTGTCATTGAAAAACCTCTTGGAAAGCAAATCCGGACCTTCCAGCTGAATATGGAAAGCGACGCGACAAGATTGATTATAGATTTTTACAATAAAATTAATCAAATGCTGGAATAA